The following are encoded together in the Triticum dicoccoides isolate Atlit2015 ecotype Zavitan chromosome 6B, WEW_v2.0, whole genome shotgun sequence genome:
- the LOC119324655 gene encoding uncharacterized protein LOC119324655 isoform X2 encodes MDRDVERGNEEGSESFYDCVLEIEEFDDPQHFPQETAVVQDPQHPTVGGETHALPGLMGNDLKSTSQIFSVVAATVGVGLLLAFLGLAVTPTASLMHSASMSSCSATTDDVARLYARVGVGLAIAVTQFLASLVGASGKEETAEPRVPVMRRVCVFVAALSQLGLTVSVSWSLILAVSPRLGQMRCWPQVTRDLLLTGLDGHFLRLERVPCLHRLGLCVWDRLMMVGYMVTLLLKYYPSNSNIMHCTPSVQKSLSQADTQMDVSSTNLVIDTSI; translated from the exons ATGGACCGTGATGTAGAGCGGGGTAACGAGGAGGGGAGTGAGAGTTTTTATGACTGCGTCCTGGAGATAGAG GAGTTCGACGACCCCCAGCACTTCCCACAGGAGACAGCCGTGGTTCAGGATCCTCAACATCCTACAGTCGGCGGCGAGACACATGCACTGCCTGGTCTCATGG GAAATGATCTCAAGTCCACCAGTCAGATTTTCAGCGTGGTCGCCGCAACGGTGGGCGTCGGGCTGCTACTGGCCTTCCTTGGGCTTGCAGTGACACCGACGGCGTCCCTCATGCACAGCGCTTCGATGTCAAGTTGCAGCGCCACCACTGATGACGTGGCACGGCTGTACGCACGGGTGGGCGTGGGGCTGGCAATCGCTGTTACACAGTTCCTCGCGTCGCTCGTTGGTGCCAGTGGAAAGGAAGAGACGGCGGAGCCACGCGTGCCTGTCATGCGCCGAGTCTGCGTTTTCGTTGCCGCTCTGTCGCAGCTAGGTTTGACCGTCAGCGTCTCTTGGAGTCTGATCCTCGCAGTTTCACCGCGCTTGGGTCAGATGCGCTGTTGGCCACAGGTGACGAGGGACTTGTTGCTGACCGGGCTGGACGGGCATTTCCTCCGCCTTGAGCGCGTACCTTGTTTACATCGGCTTGGCCTGTGTGTTTGGGACCGGCTGATGATGGTAGGTTACATGGTAACTCTTCTCTTGAAATACTACCCATCTAATTCGAACatcatgcattgtactccctccgtccaaaaaagcttgtcccaagctgacactcaaatggatgtatctagcactaacttggtgatagatacatccatttga
- the LOC119324655 gene encoding uncharacterized protein LOC119324655 isoform X1, whose product MDRDVERGNEEGSESFYDCVLEIEQEFDDPQHFPQETAVVQDPQHPTVGGETHALPGLMGNDLKSTSQIFSVVAATVGVGLLLAFLGLAVTPTASLMHSASMSSCSATTDDVARLYARVGVGLAIAVTQFLASLVGASGKEETAEPRVPVMRRVCVFVAALSQLGLTVSVSWSLILAVSPRLGQMRCWPQVTRDLLLTGLDGHFLRLERVPCLHRLGLCVWDRLMMVGYMVTLLLKYYPSNSNIMHCTPSVQKSLSQADTQMDVSSTNLVIDTSI is encoded by the exons ATGGACCGTGATGTAGAGCGGGGTAACGAGGAGGGGAGTGAGAGTTTTTATGACTGCGTCCTGGAGATAGAG CAGGAGTTCGACGACCCCCAGCACTTCCCACAGGAGACAGCCGTGGTTCAGGATCCTCAACATCCTACAGTCGGCGGCGAGACACATGCACTGCCTGGTCTCATGG GAAATGATCTCAAGTCCACCAGTCAGATTTTCAGCGTGGTCGCCGCAACGGTGGGCGTCGGGCTGCTACTGGCCTTCCTTGGGCTTGCAGTGACACCGACGGCGTCCCTCATGCACAGCGCTTCGATGTCAAGTTGCAGCGCCACCACTGATGACGTGGCACGGCTGTACGCACGGGTGGGCGTGGGGCTGGCAATCGCTGTTACACAGTTCCTCGCGTCGCTCGTTGGTGCCAGTGGAAAGGAAGAGACGGCGGAGCCACGCGTGCCTGTCATGCGCCGAGTCTGCGTTTTCGTTGCCGCTCTGTCGCAGCTAGGTTTGACCGTCAGCGTCTCTTGGAGTCTGATCCTCGCAGTTTCACCGCGCTTGGGTCAGATGCGCTGTTGGCCACAGGTGACGAGGGACTTGTTGCTGACCGGGCTGGACGGGCATTTCCTCCGCCTTGAGCGCGTACCTTGTTTACATCGGCTTGGCCTGTGTGTTTGGGACCGGCTGATGATGGTAGGTTACATGGTAACTCTTCTCTTGAAATACTACCCATCTAATTCGAACatcatgcattgtactccctccgtccaaaaaagcttgtcccaagctgacactcaaatggatgtatctagcactaacttggtgatagatacatccatttga
- the LOC119324655 gene encoding uncharacterized protein LOC119324655 isoform X3, whose protein sequence is MDRDVERGNEEGSESFYDCVLEIEQEFDDPQHFPQETAVVQDPQHPTVGGETHALPGLMGNDLKSTSQIFSVVAATVGVGLLLAFLGLAVTPTASLMHSASMSSCSATTDDVARLYARVGVGLAIAVTQFLASLVGASGKEETAEPRVPVMRRVCVFVAALSQLGLTVSVSWSLILAVSPRLGQMRCWPQVTRDLLLTGLDGHFLRLERVPCLHRLGLCVWDRLMMGSSKARAKA, encoded by the exons ATGGACCGTGATGTAGAGCGGGGTAACGAGGAGGGGAGTGAGAGTTTTTATGACTGCGTCCTGGAGATAGAG CAGGAGTTCGACGACCCCCAGCACTTCCCACAGGAGACAGCCGTGGTTCAGGATCCTCAACATCCTACAGTCGGCGGCGAGACACATGCACTGCCTGGTCTCATGG GAAATGATCTCAAGTCCACCAGTCAGATTTTCAGCGTGGTCGCCGCAACGGTGGGCGTCGGGCTGCTACTGGCCTTCCTTGGGCTTGCAGTGACACCGACGGCGTCCCTCATGCACAGCGCTTCGATGTCAAGTTGCAGCGCCACCACTGATGACGTGGCACGGCTGTACGCACGGGTGGGCGTGGGGCTGGCAATCGCTGTTACACAGTTCCTCGCGTCGCTCGTTGGTGCCAGTGGAAAGGAAGAGACGGCGGAGCCACGCGTGCCTGTCATGCGCCGAGTCTGCGTTTTCGTTGCCGCTCTGTCGCAGCTAGGTTTGACCGTCAGCGTCTCTTGGAGTCTGATCCTCGCAGTTTCACCGCGCTTGGGTCAGATGCGCTGTTGGCCACAGGTGACGAGGGACTTGTTGCTGACCGGGCTGGACGGGCATTTCCTCCGCCTTGAGCGCGTACCTTGTTTACATCGGCTTGGCCTGTGTGTTTGGGACCGGCTGATGATG GGGAGTTCCAAAGCTCGTGCAAAGGCCTAG